Proteins encoded within one genomic window of Cyprinus carpio isolate SPL01 chromosome A15, ASM1834038v1, whole genome shotgun sequence:
- the LOC109104423 gene encoding 39S ribosomal protein L44, mitochondrial-like, with product MAACRALVSRAVLPLHYHHVCRGVMLTHIREKKRWMKAYTLIMERKRKMEGPPPPKPRSQQPNFDYHAEVEAFSARLQESFSLELLKTAFVNVCYLRSEEERRRALGLDLETTTLNLKDNGELCVHGQQFTKAFLSDWCRGSFPSLPQEGVAAIVGHLTGSEVMCHVARNLAVEDLTMSAEFPVPDEILQGTFFAVIGALEQSSGSVRAGLFIRDFLVTQLIVKDLFDMWKVVDPMGLLVKELTCKGIALPEPRLIRSAGASTVLPLYFVGLYSDRKLLAQGPGETVLAAEEEAARVALRKLYGFTENRRPWDYTAPHEQLQKPSAQALTSE from the exons ATGGCGGCGTGCAGGGCGCTCGTGAGTCGCGCTGTTTTACCTCTGCATTACCATCATGTGTGCAGAGGAGTGATGCTCACACACATCAGAGAGAAGAAGAGATGGATGAAGGCTTACACACTCATCatggagaggaagagaaagatggaGGGACCTCCACCTCCAAAGCCACG CTCCCAGCAGCCAAACTTTGATTACCATGCTGAAGTGGAGGCTTTCAGTGCCCGACTGCAGGAGAGTTTCTCTCTGGAGCTTCTGAAGACGGCGTTTGTGAACGTGTGTTACCTGcgatctgaggaggagaggaggCGAGCGCTGGGCCTTGATTTGGAGACGACCACCCTCAACCTGAAAGACAACGGCGAGCTGTGTGTGCACGGTCAACAGTTCACAAAG GCTTTCCTCAGTGACTGGTGCAGGGGCAGCTTTCCCAGCCTGCCTCAGGAGGGTGTGGCAGCCATTGTAGGGCACCTGACAGGGTCAGAGGTCATGTGTCACGTCGCACGAAACCTCGCAGTAGAGGATTTGACGATGAGTGCAGAGTTTCCTGTTCCAGATGAAATCCTGCAAGGGACGTTCTTTGCTGTGATTGGTGCTCTGGAGCAGAGCAGTGGGTCTGTGCGAGCCGGGCTTTTCATCAGA GATTTCCTGGTGACTCAGCTAATAGTGAAAGATCTGTTTGACATGTGGAAAGTGGTTGATCCCATGGGGCTGCTGGTTAAAGAGTTGACCTGTAAAGGTATAGCTCTACCCGAGCCCCGCCTCATCCGGTCTGCCGGCGCCAGTACTGTCCTCCCTCTCTATTTCGTCGGGCTTTACAG TGACCGTAAGCTGCTGGCTCAGGGTCCAGGCGAGACTGTCCTGGCAGCTGAAGAGGAGGCAGCACGCGTGGCTCTGAGGAAACTCTACGGCTTCACCGAGAACCGCAGACCATGGGACTACACTGCCCCCCATGAGCAGCTTCAGAAGCCCAGCGCACAGGCTCTCACCAGCGAATAA